Proteins encoded together in one Microbacterium sp. ABRD28 window:
- a CDS encoding DUF3817 domain-containing protein encodes MPRAPKLASFPAIRGALTFYQICSIITGVGLLLLVAEMILKYTPLHIELFAGGSGGFLWFAPVIAGADCQWWSLFLPATNTCEMISTGDGFNISLFILVAHGWFYVVYLFACFRIWSLMRWPFLRFITLALGGVVPLLSFFMEARVAREVRRYLAEREAAAAASASSTVPASEGTR; translated from the coding sequence ATGCCGCGTGCCCCGAAACTCGCCTCATTTCCGGCGATCCGCGGAGCGCTGACCTTCTACCAGATCTGCTCGATCATCACCGGTGTGGGCCTGCTCCTCCTCGTGGCGGAGATGATCCTGAAGTACACCCCGCTGCACATCGAGCTGTTCGCGGGAGGCTCCGGGGGATTCCTCTGGTTCGCTCCCGTCATCGCCGGCGCCGACTGCCAGTGGTGGTCGCTGTTCCTGCCGGCGACGAACACCTGCGAGATGATCTCCACGGGCGATGGGTTCAACATCTCGCTGTTCATCCTCGTCGCGCACGGCTGGTTCTACGTCGTGTACCTCTTCGCGTGCTTTCGCATCTGGAGCCTCATGCGCTGGCCCTTCCTGCGCTTCATCACCCTCGCCCTCGGCGGCGTCGTGCCGCTGCTGTCGTTCTTCATGGAGGCGCGGGTGGCCCGTGAGGTCCGCCGCTACCTCGCCGAGCGCGAGGCCGCTGCTGCGGCGTCCGCCTCATCCACCGTCCCCGCTTCGGAAGGCACCCGGTGA
- a CDS encoding SDR family oxidoreductase translates to MTTSSSLPTLPRDERLADRTAIVTGSSSGIGEAIAHVLAASGAHVVVHGRSAERADAVAVAITERGGRASVVTGDLAESPDAARDFAARAVEALGGRVDILVNNAGIFPVGPTADLPDEDVAALLATNIRVPHDLVGALAPAMAERGAGAVVNITSWMANVGTPAVGLYPATKAALDHLTKAWAAEYGPRGVRVNAVAPGATLTPGNADAAEILEAMTAGSPAGKPGRPIDIAFAVRYLASDEAAYLHGATIDVDGGIVSARI, encoded by the coding sequence ATGACCACTTCCTCCTCCCTTCCCACCCTCCCGCGCGATGAGCGGCTCGCCGACCGAACGGCGATCGTGACCGGATCCTCGAGCGGGATCGGTGAGGCGATCGCCCACGTCCTGGCCGCCTCCGGAGCGCACGTCGTCGTCCACGGCCGGAGCGCCGAGCGCGCCGACGCCGTCGCCGTCGCCATCACCGAGCGCGGGGGGCGAGCGAGCGTCGTCACCGGCGACCTCGCCGAGAGCCCTGACGCCGCGCGGGATTTCGCCGCGCGCGCCGTCGAAGCGCTGGGCGGCCGCGTGGACATCCTGGTCAACAATGCGGGGATCTTCCCCGTCGGCCCGACCGCAGATCTTCCCGATGAGGATGTCGCCGCACTCCTCGCCACCAACATCCGCGTCCCGCACGATCTCGTCGGGGCCCTCGCTCCGGCTATGGCCGAGCGCGGTGCGGGCGCGGTGGTGAACATCACCTCGTGGATGGCGAACGTCGGAACTCCGGCGGTGGGCCTGTACCCCGCGACGAAGGCCGCCCTCGACCACCTGACGAAGGCATGGGCGGCGGAGTACGGTCCGCGCGGAGTGCGTGTGAACGCGGTCGCGCCCGGCGCGACCCTGACTCCCGGCAACGCCGACGCCGCCGAGATCCTCGAGGCCATGACCGCCGGATCCCCGGCGGGTAAGCCCGGCCGACCGATCGACATCGCCTTCGCCGTCCGCTACCTCGCGTCGGACGAGGCGGCGTACCTGCACGGCGCGACGATCGACGTCGACGGGGGCATCGTGTCCGCCCGCATCTGA
- a CDS encoding AraC family transcriptional regulator, translating to MDTRTSATLERAAEKARRHGRDTARAEALGVTLGRTTAPTPMLFVRYPPCLAMVLHGRKQSLDADGAGAEWGPEHFLITPVNLPVIARVIEIGPAGDFLSLNWRLDPTIVSEVAAHLPGAATSAPSPRLGTVTAGIADAVDRLLGILDTPEDAPVLLPLISRELTLRLLQSDQAPRLHAAAEHAHADAVSTAIDHFAADLARPWTVDDAAALCHVSPATLTRRFREITGLTPMRYLKRLRLGEARRVMLTEGRSASQAAFAVGYLSAAHFSRDYRAAYRLPPTRDMQRASGG from the coding sequence ATGGATACCCGCACGTCCGCGACCCTCGAGCGAGCGGCCGAGAAGGCTCGCCGTCACGGCCGCGACACCGCTCGCGCGGAGGCGTTGGGGGTCACGCTCGGGCGCACCACCGCGCCGACGCCGATGCTGTTCGTTCGCTACCCGCCATGCCTGGCGATGGTGCTTCACGGCCGCAAGCAGTCGCTCGACGCCGATGGTGCAGGAGCGGAGTGGGGACCGGAGCACTTCCTCATCACGCCGGTGAATCTGCCGGTGATCGCCCGGGTGATCGAGATCGGCCCCGCCGGCGACTTCCTCTCGCTGAACTGGCGGCTCGACCCGACCATCGTCAGCGAGGTCGCCGCGCACCTGCCGGGAGCCGCGACGAGTGCACCGTCGCCGCGCCTGGGTACGGTGACCGCCGGCATCGCCGACGCCGTCGATCGTCTCCTCGGGATCCTCGACACCCCGGAGGACGCGCCGGTCCTGCTTCCCCTGATCAGCCGCGAGCTCACCCTCCGCCTGTTGCAGAGCGATCAAGCGCCGCGTCTGCACGCCGCCGCGGAGCACGCGCACGCCGATGCGGTCAGCACCGCGATCGACCACTTCGCCGCCGATCTCGCGCGCCCGTGGACGGTCGACGACGCCGCAGCCCTCTGCCATGTCAGCCCCGCGACGTTGACGCGGCGGTTCCGCGAGATCACGGGTCTCACACCGATGCGCTACCTGAAGCGGCTGCGCCTCGGCGAGGCCCGCCGTGTCATGCTGACCGAGGGGCGATCGGCGTCGCAGGCGGCCTTCGCCGTCGGCTACCTCAGCGCCGCCCACTTCTCGCGCGACTACCGCGCGGCGTATCGGCTGCCGCCGACCAGAGACATGCAGCGCGCGTCAGGCGGATGA
- a CDS encoding SURF1 family cytochrome oxidase biogenesis protein, which yields MTQPAPLPPPAPTQEFPPTLREVLIRPQWIALLALSLVVAGLFAWLGQWQLGRAIDTAPLPPGATEQVRPLAEVSEPGEYLPEPFVGQRVTVSGAWVPGDFIVVSSRFNDGVEGFWVTGQLRVADTAVPTSIAVAVGWAPTQDAAEAAAERLNADAAAAGAPIAIEGRLISDEGAVPPPSGADPQTLIRMSPAALLSRWSDTAGLEVYRSYIVAEAPQAGLDEIVSAPPEAGSAVNWLNVFYAAEWVIFAGFAFYLWYRLAKDAWEKEVEDLEDARAESSA from the coding sequence ATGACCCAGCCTGCCCCACTGCCCCCGCCGGCTCCCACGCAGGAGTTCCCGCCGACGTTGCGCGAGGTGCTGATCCGGCCGCAGTGGATCGCCCTCCTCGCCCTCTCCCTGGTGGTCGCGGGCCTGTTCGCGTGGCTCGGCCAGTGGCAGCTCGGCCGGGCGATCGACACCGCGCCGCTTCCGCCGGGAGCGACCGAGCAGGTCCGACCGCTCGCCGAGGTGAGCGAGCCCGGCGAGTATCTCCCCGAGCCCTTCGTCGGGCAGCGCGTGACGGTGAGCGGCGCATGGGTGCCGGGTGACTTCATCGTCGTCTCCTCCCGGTTCAACGACGGGGTCGAGGGCTTCTGGGTCACCGGCCAGCTGCGCGTAGCCGACACCGCCGTCCCCACCTCGATCGCTGTTGCCGTGGGCTGGGCGCCGACACAGGATGCCGCGGAGGCGGCGGCCGAGCGATTGAACGCCGACGCCGCGGCGGCGGGTGCCCCGATCGCGATCGAGGGGCGGCTCATCTCCGACGAGGGCGCGGTGCCGCCGCCGTCGGGCGCGGATCCGCAGACCCTGATCCGGATGTCGCCGGCCGCCCTGCTGTCGCGGTGGAGCGACACCGCGGGGCTGGAGGTCTACCGCTCGTACATCGTCGCCGAGGCGCCCCAGGCGGGTCTTGACGAGATCGTCTCGGCACCGCCGGAGGCGGGGTCGGCGGTGAACTGGCTGAACGTCTTCTACGCCGCCGAGTGGGTCATCTTCGCCGGCTTCGCGTTCTACCTCTGGTACCGCCTGGCCAAGGACGCCTGGGAGAAAGAGGTCGAAGACCTCGAAGACGCCCGCGCCGAGTCATCCGCCTGA
- a CDS encoding GuaB3 family IMP dehydrogenase-related protein, with protein MEMEIGRAKRARRAYTFDDIAVVPSRRTRNPEDVSTAWSIDAYQFDIPVLGAPMDSVVSPRTAIMLGQLGGLGVLDLEGLWTRYDDPEPLLAEIASLPDAAATRRMQELYSEPIKPELVRDRLAEIRAGGVTVAGALTPQRTADLYETVVAAGVDLFVIRGTTVSAEHVSSVAEPLNLKKFIYDLDVPVIVGGAATYTAALHLMRTGAAGVLVGFGGGAASTTRATLGIHAPMATAVADVAGARRDYLDESGGRYVHVIADGGVGTSGDIVKALAMGADAVMLGVALARATDAPGGGFHWGPEAHHAKLPRGRRVKVDQVTTLESILYGPAPVADGTANLIGALKKSMATTGYSDLKEFQRVEVVVAPYPQ; from the coding sequence ATGGAGATGGAGATCGGCCGCGCCAAGCGCGCTCGCCGCGCCTACACGTTCGACGACATCGCCGTCGTGCCCTCCCGGCGCACGAGGAACCCCGAGGATGTCTCGACGGCGTGGTCGATCGACGCCTACCAGTTCGACATCCCGGTACTGGGCGCCCCGATGGATTCCGTCGTGAGTCCCCGCACGGCGATCATGCTCGGTCAGCTCGGCGGTCTCGGCGTGCTCGATCTCGAGGGCCTGTGGACCCGATACGACGACCCCGAGCCGCTCCTCGCCGAGATCGCGAGCCTCCCCGATGCCGCCGCCACCCGGCGCATGCAGGAGCTGTACTCCGAGCCGATCAAGCCCGAGCTCGTGCGCGACCGGCTCGCCGAGATCCGTGCGGGCGGCGTCACCGTCGCCGGCGCCCTCACCCCGCAACGCACGGCAGACCTCTACGAGACCGTGGTCGCGGCGGGGGTCGATCTTTTCGTGATCCGGGGCACGACCGTCTCGGCCGAGCACGTGTCGAGCGTCGCCGAGCCGCTGAACCTCAAGAAGTTCATCTACGACCTCGACGTCCCCGTCATCGTCGGCGGGGCGGCGACCTACACCGCGGCCCTCCACCTCATGCGCACCGGCGCCGCGGGTGTGCTCGTCGGCTTCGGCGGGGGAGCGGCCTCGACCACGCGGGCGACCCTCGGCATCCACGCACCGATGGCGACGGCGGTCGCCGACGTGGCGGGCGCGCGGCGCGACTACCTCGACGAGTCGGGTGGACGCTACGTGCACGTCATCGCCGACGGGGGTGTCGGCACCTCCGGTGACATCGTCAAGGCCCTCGCGATGGGCGCCGACGCGGTCATGCTCGGCGTCGCGCTCGCCCGCGCGACCGATGCTCCCGGCGGAGGGTTCCACTGGGGTCCCGAGGCCCACCACGCCAAGCTCCCGCGCGGCCGCCGCGTGAAGGTCGACCAGGTCACCACACTCGAGTCGATCCTCTACGGCCCGGCGCCCGTCGCCGACGGCACCGCGAACCTCATCGGGGCGCTGAAGAAATCCATGGCGACGACCGGCTACTCCGACCTCAAGGAGTTCCAGCGCGTGGAGGTCGTCGTCGCGCCGTACCCGCAGTGA
- a CDS encoding DUF2277 domain-containing protein, which yields MCRNIHTLHNFAPAASSDEVHAAALQYVRKIAGTTKPSKANQEAFDRAVAEIAHATQHLLDDLVSTAPPKNREEEAAKARARAVASGRYQVA from the coding sequence ATGTGTCGGAACATCCACACCCTCCACAACTTCGCCCCCGCCGCCTCGTCGGACGAGGTGCACGCCGCCGCCCTGCAGTACGTGCGGAAGATCGCCGGGACCACCAAGCCCTCGAAGGCCAACCAGGAGGCCTTCGATCGCGCCGTCGCCGAGATCGCCCACGCCACGCAGCATCTGCTGGACGACCTCGTGTCCACCGCGCCCCCGAAGAATCGCGAGGAGGAGGCGGCCAAGGCCCGCGCCCGCGCGGTGGCGTCGGGACGCTACCAGGTCGCCTGA
- a CDS encoding TetR/AcrR family transcriptional regulator, producing the protein MASSSSTTTSPGPARRMSSDERREQIVAAAIAIFGARGYEGTTTDDVARAAGVSQPYVVRLFGSKESLFLAALAASSDALMSAFRQALADEASDRDLPQRIGDAYVQLVSVRGLHQTLSHAWLLGSHPVIGPAARTIFADVWQFFREEVGFSADEASTFLAQGMLINVMIGMRLVDSYDTDARIAELLQTCFPSKLPQILDVAPRADEPW; encoded by the coding sequence ATGGCTTCTTCTTCGTCGACGACGACGTCGCCCGGCCCCGCCCGTCGGATGAGTTCGGACGAGCGCCGCGAGCAGATCGTCGCCGCCGCCATCGCCATCTTCGGAGCGCGCGGCTACGAAGGCACGACCACCGACGACGTCGCGCGCGCGGCCGGTGTCAGCCAGCCCTACGTGGTGCGGCTGTTCGGGTCGAAGGAGAGCCTGTTCCTCGCCGCGCTCGCCGCGTCATCCGATGCCCTCATGTCGGCGTTTCGTCAGGCGCTCGCCGATGAGGCATCCGATCGCGACCTCCCGCAGCGGATCGGCGACGCGTACGTGCAGCTCGTGAGCGTGCGGGGGCTGCACCAGACCCTCTCGCATGCGTGGCTGCTCGGCAGTCATCCGGTCATCGGGCCGGCCGCGCGCACGATCTTCGCCGACGTGTGGCAGTTCTTCCGCGAGGAGGTCGGCTTCTCGGCCGATGAGGCGAGCACGTTCCTCGCCCAGGGGATGCTCATCAACGTCATGATCGGGATGCGGCTGGTCGACAGCTATGACACCGACGCGCGCATCGCAGAGCTGCTGCAGACGTGCTTCCCCTCCAAGCTCCCGCAGATCCTCGACGTCGCCCCCCGCGCCGACGAACCCTGGTGA
- a CDS encoding DHA2 family efflux MFS transporter permease subunit, with product MSRRPFALVLAAASLPMFMATLDNLVMTNALPVLSREMGASVEELQWFVNAYTLVFAGAILVAAALGDRFGRRTVFAIGIGVFGLGSVLAALSTDPGQLIVARAIQGLGGAAVLPLSLALLSGAVTPARRPLAIGIWGGVSGLGVAVGPLVGGAIMEGWSWQAIFWINVPVALVAIPLALLVLPNDRGVRARIDLPGALLAAGGVLALVHAIVRANDDGWDTIGVIGELALGGILLLAFVLWQARTAAPLIPLRLFRDRSFSVTNLVGFAFSFGTFGAVFLLIQFLQVEQGSTPLEAALQTTPWTLAPMIVAPIAGFIAPRVGTRALLVTGLALQGAALAWIAAVMSSDVAYATLVAPFITAGVGMGLVFAPSATALLATLGLVDHAKASGVNSTVRELGVALGTAVMTAVFVGAGGALVPGEYVAAARPAIFLGAAVLAIAMVAALFLPAGRSATEEAPAEMDVAEAGDDVSVPAAVG from the coding sequence ATGTCCCGTCGACCATTCGCGCTCGTCCTCGCCGCGGCATCCCTGCCGATGTTCATGGCGACCCTCGACAACCTCGTCATGACCAATGCCCTGCCCGTGCTGAGCCGCGAGATGGGGGCGAGCGTGGAGGAGCTGCAGTGGTTCGTGAACGCCTACACGCTCGTGTTCGCCGGGGCGATCCTCGTCGCCGCGGCCCTCGGCGACCGCTTCGGCCGGCGCACCGTCTTCGCCATCGGCATCGGCGTCTTCGGGCTGGGCTCCGTGCTGGCCGCTCTCAGCACCGACCCGGGCCAGCTCATCGTCGCCCGGGCGATTCAGGGCCTCGGCGGGGCCGCCGTGCTGCCGCTCTCCCTCGCTCTCCTCAGCGGAGCGGTCACGCCCGCCCGCCGACCGCTCGCCATCGGCATCTGGGGCGGGGTGTCAGGGCTCGGCGTCGCCGTCGGCCCGCTCGTGGGCGGGGCGATCATGGAGGGTTGGTCGTGGCAGGCGATCTTCTGGATCAACGTGCCCGTCGCCCTCGTCGCCATCCCCCTCGCCCTCCTCGTTCTCCCGAACGACCGTGGGGTGCGCGCGCGCATCGACCTCCCTGGCGCGCTCCTCGCCGCGGGCGGCGTGCTCGCCCTCGTGCACGCGATCGTGCGGGCCAACGACGACGGGTGGGACACGATCGGCGTCATCGGCGAACTCGCGCTCGGTGGCATCCTTCTCCTCGCGTTCGTCCTCTGGCAGGCGCGCACGGCGGCGCCCCTCATTCCGCTCCGCCTCTTTCGGGACCGGTCGTTCTCGGTGACGAACCTCGTCGGATTCGCGTTCAGCTTCGGCACGTTCGGCGCGGTGTTCCTCCTCATCCAGTTCCTCCAGGTCGAACAGGGTTCGACACCCCTTGAAGCGGCGCTGCAGACGACGCCCTGGACGCTCGCACCGATGATCGTCGCGCCGATCGCGGGGTTCATCGCGCCCCGCGTCGGCACGCGCGCCCTGCTCGTCACCGGGCTCGCCCTGCAGGGCGCCGCGCTGGCATGGATCGCCGCGGTGATGTCATCCGATGTGGCGTACGCGACGCTTGTGGCGCCCTTCATCACGGCGGGCGTCGGGATGGGACTCGTCTTCGCCCCGTCGGCGACGGCGCTGCTGGCGACCCTCGGCCTCGTCGACCACGCGAAGGCGTCGGGGGTGAACTCCACGGTGCGCGAGCTGGGCGTCGCCCTCGGCACGGCGGTCATGACCGCGGTGTTCGTCGGGGCCGGCGGCGCCCTCGTACCCGGCGAGTACGTGGCCGCGGCGCGCCCGGCGATCTTCCTCGGCGCAGCGGTGCTGGCGATCGCGATGGTGGCGGCGCTGTTCCTCCCCGCCGGGCGGAGCGCGACCGAGGAGGCCCCGGCCGAGATGGACGTCGCCGAGGCCGGCGACGACGTCAGCGTCCCCGCAGCAGTCGGGTGA
- a CDS encoding TMEM175 family protein: MIRGKVHPEATVGATRLAAFTDGVFAIAATLLVLDLTTHTFGAVQSNAELWGALAAMVPQFFNFALSFLLLCLLWMTHVEQFEWIVRVDGVVIWLNNIRLLFIVVVPFATGLTTEYSTYTAGRVLMPITFFLAILTSWLQWSWAVRRRADLMPDLSEADARAYGRGALSAVIISLLVVIISPWIGSAAFLLFVFDGLLTRLLRGR; the protein is encoded by the coding sequence GTGATCAGGGGGAAGGTCCACCCGGAGGCCACGGTCGGCGCGACGCGCCTGGCCGCCTTCACCGACGGGGTCTTCGCGATCGCGGCGACCCTGCTCGTGCTCGATCTCACCACCCACACGTTCGGCGCGGTCCAGTCCAACGCCGAGCTCTGGGGGGCGCTGGCCGCGATGGTGCCGCAGTTCTTCAACTTCGCCCTCAGCTTCCTGCTGCTGTGCCTGCTGTGGATGACCCACGTCGAGCAGTTCGAGTGGATCGTCCGGGTCGACGGCGTGGTGATCTGGCTGAACAACATCCGGCTGCTCTTCATCGTCGTCGTCCCCTTCGCCACCGGCCTGACAACCGAGTACTCGACGTACACGGCCGGACGCGTGCTCATGCCGATCACCTTCTTCCTGGCGATCCTCACCAGCTGGTTGCAGTGGTCGTGGGCGGTGCGCCGGCGCGCCGACCTCATGCCAGATCTTTCCGAGGCCGACGCCCGCGCCTATGGCCGCGGCGCACTGAGCGCGGTGATCATCTCCCTGCTGGTGGTGATCATCTCGCCGTGGATCGGCTCGGCGGCCTTCCTGCTGTTCGTCTTCGACGGGCTGCTCACCCGACTGCTGCGGGGACGCTGA
- a CDS encoding DUF559 domain-containing protein codes for MNLLQWLASRDGIAHRADILAAGFALPSLQSFVHSGFGTLIRRAWVATSDADPALVLAARAGGRVSCVSLANRRQWWLPSPPSRVHLHLPPHAASAHLTGPIDATLHWTKPLLPAPRSLCAEVEDALQHIAGCLPNDDALVLWESAVRVEKLAPEYLRSLPWTSKAARELAEAVTGLSDSGLETLLVVPLRRWGVNVRQQVWLAGRPVDIVVGEKLVIQLDGWQFHSSAAQRAKDIAHDAELRLRGYTVLRFGYAQVVHDRETVLRVIRRAIAARLHLAA; via the coding sequence GTGAACCTCCTGCAGTGGCTCGCCTCCCGTGACGGCATCGCTCATCGCGCTGACATCCTCGCCGCGGGTTTCGCCCTCCCGTCGCTGCAGTCGTTCGTCCACAGCGGCTTCGGCACTCTCATCCGCCGGGCATGGGTGGCGACATCCGATGCCGACCCCGCTCTCGTTCTTGCGGCCCGCGCCGGCGGGCGGGTGTCATGCGTCTCGCTGGCGAACCGTCGCCAATGGTGGCTGCCCTCCCCTCCTTCCAGGGTGCACCTGCACCTCCCCCCGCATGCCGCGTCGGCCCACCTCACCGGCCCGATCGACGCGACGTTGCACTGGACGAAACCCCTGCTTCCCGCACCGCGATCGTTGTGCGCCGAGGTCGAAGATGCGCTGCAGCACATCGCCGGCTGCCTTCCGAACGACGACGCTCTGGTGCTCTGGGAGTCGGCCGTGCGCGTGGAGAAGCTCGCGCCGGAGTACCTGCGCTCGCTGCCCTGGACCTCGAAGGCGGCGCGCGAACTGGCCGAGGCTGTCACGGGGCTGTCCGACTCCGGGCTCGAGACCCTGCTCGTCGTGCCGCTGCGGCGCTGGGGCGTCAATGTTCGACAGCAGGTGTGGCTCGCGGGGCGGCCCGTCGACATCGTGGTGGGCGAGAAGCTCGTCATCCAGCTCGACGGGTGGCAGTTCCATTCTTCGGCCGCGCAGCGCGCGAAGGACATCGCTCACGACGCTGAGCTGCGTCTGCGGGGATACACGGTGCTGCGCTTCGGCTACGCACAGGTCGTGCACGACCGGGAGACGGTGCTCCGTGTCATCCGTCGGGCCATCGCCGCCCGCCTTCACCTCGCCGCGTGA
- the guaB gene encoding IMP dehydrogenase, with amino-acid sequence MENDPFGFVGLTYDDVLLLPGHTDVIPSEADTSSRVTRRITVATPLLSSAMDTVTEARMAIAIAREGGIGIIHRNLSIEEQAAMVDRVKRSESGMISDPITTTPDATIEEVDALCAKYRISGLPVVDAEGQLVGIVTNRDMRFVSGFERQTTLVKDVMTTEGLITARVGIGANDVIALFAKHRVEKLPLIDDDGKLAGLITIKDFDKSEKYPLATKDEQGRLRVGAAIGFFGDAWQRAEALRDKGVDVLVVDTANGQSAGVIDIVRRLKADPSFAGVDVIGGNVATREGAQALIDAGVDAVKVGVGPGSICTTRVVAGVGVPQVTAIYEASLAARAAGVPIIADGGLQYSGDIAKALVAGADTVMLGSLLAGTDESPGEIVFQSGKQFKQYRGMGSLGALQTRGKKTSYSKDRYFQADVPNDDKLIPEGIEGQVPYRGPVSAVAYQLVGGLRQSMFYVGARTIDELKAKGKFVRITSAGLKESHPHDVQIVVEAPNYKR; translated from the coding sequence ATGGAAAACGATCCCTTCGGCTTCGTCGGTCTCACCTATGACGACGTGCTGCTGCTTCCCGGTCACACCGATGTCATCCCGAGCGAGGCGGACACGTCCTCGCGTGTGACCCGTCGGATCACGGTCGCCACTCCGCTCCTCTCGAGCGCGATGGACACCGTCACCGAAGCCCGCATGGCGATCGCCATCGCGCGTGAGGGCGGGATCGGCATCATCCATCGCAATCTCTCCATCGAGGAGCAGGCGGCGATGGTGGACCGGGTCAAGCGCAGCGAGTCGGGGATGATCTCCGACCCCATCACGACCACTCCCGACGCCACGATCGAAGAGGTCGACGCGCTGTGCGCGAAGTACCGCATCTCGGGGCTGCCGGTCGTCGACGCCGAGGGGCAGCTCGTCGGCATCGTCACCAACCGCGACATGCGGTTCGTCTCGGGCTTCGAGCGTCAGACCACGCTGGTGAAAGATGTGATGACGACCGAGGGGCTCATCACCGCGCGCGTCGGGATCGGCGCGAACGACGTCATCGCCCTCTTCGCAAAACACCGTGTCGAGAAGCTGCCGCTCATCGACGACGACGGCAAGCTCGCCGGTCTCATCACCATTAAGGACTTCGACAAGAGCGAGAAGTACCCCCTCGCGACCAAGGACGAGCAGGGGCGCCTGCGCGTCGGGGCCGCGATCGGCTTCTTCGGCGACGCGTGGCAGCGTGCCGAGGCGCTCCGCGACAAGGGCGTGGACGTGCTCGTGGTCGACACCGCCAACGGCCAGTCGGCCGGGGTCATCGACATCGTGCGGCGCCTCAAGGCCGACCCGTCGTTCGCGGGCGTCGACGTCATCGGCGGCAACGTCGCGACGCGGGAGGGTGCACAGGCTCTCATCGACGCCGGCGTGGACGCGGTCAAGGTCGGTGTCGGGCCGGGCTCGATCTGCACCACCCGGGTGGTCGCTGGGGTGGGCGTGCCGCAGGTGACGGCGATCTACGAGGCATCCCTCGCCGCCCGCGCGGCGGGCGTGCCGATCATCGCCGACGGCGGCCTGCAGTACTCGGGTGACATCGCCAAGGCGCTCGTCGCCGGAGCCGACACCGTCATGCTCGGCTCGCTCCTCGCCGGCACCGACGAGTCGCCGGGCGAGATCGTCTTCCAGAGCGGGAAGCAGTTCAAGCAGTACCGCGGCATGGGGTCGCTCGGCGCTCTGCAGACGCGCGGCAAGAAGACGTCGTACTCGAAGGACCGCTACTTCCAAGCCGATGTGCCCAACGACGACAAGCTCATCCCCGAGGGGATCGAGGGCCAGGTTCCCTACCGCGGCCCGGTGTCGGCGGTGGCCTACCAGCTCGTCGGCGGCCTCCGGCAGTCGATGTTCTACGTCGGCGCCCGCACGATCGACGAGCTGAAGGCCAAGGGCAAGTTCGTGCGCATCACGTCTGCGGGGCTGAAGGAGTCGCACCCGCACGACGTGCAGATCGTCGTGGAGGCTCCGAACTACAAGCGCTGA